A single Nicotiana tabacum cultivar K326 chromosome 5, ASM71507v2, whole genome shotgun sequence DNA region contains:
- the LOC107793625 gene encoding uncharacterized protein LOC107793625 isoform X1, translating into MNSGINYGVDDKDLDDAEFWAVIDAAAAASTTVSKHRNNIYVAHKQTPIRPLPAISNPSPHSINRLPKNPRSGGEVSNCRPPKISRTTPSSNSSMVMVKQSVQHSPSHVTNYSSPELDRSYNNSPIGSECSPETTLRHCLAAPFPTVSLFKQYQNAAMAILEKSDYTMISGSPFIKKAGWRKISFYFNLSYEIKEKNIEFDENRNVLRAEFIVRAHMQGSRFSDGWGSCERREKKFQKPNHDIPSTAETRAKNKACQDLLGIGEYRPGVSQSTHR; encoded by the exons atgaattctGGGATCAATTACGGTGTGGATGATAAGGACCTAGACGACGCCGAATTCTGGGCGGTGATAGATGCTGCCGCCGCCGCTTCCACCACCGTTTCCAAGCACCGCAATAATATATATGTAGCTCACAAACAGACTCCGATTAGACCTCTTCCAGCTATCTCAAATCCTTCTCCACATTCTATTAATAGGCTGCCAAAAAACCCTAGAAGTGGTGGAGAGGTTTCAAATTGCCGGCCGCCGAAAATCTCCAGGACTACTCCGAGTTCGAATTCTTCTATGGTTATGGTAAAGCAGAGTGTGCAGCACTCGCCGTCTCATGTGACGAATTATTCCTCGCCGGAGTTGGATCGTAGCTATAACAACAGTCCGATTGGTTCGGAATGTTCGCCGGAAACTACATTGAGGCATTGCTTGGCTGCTCCTTTCCCAACTGTTTCTCTCTTCAAGCAGTATCAAAATGCCGCTATGGCC ATTCTGGAGAAAAGTGACTACACTATGATTTCTGGAAGTCCCTTCATCAAAAAAGCTG GTTGGAGGAAGATATCCTTTTACTTCAATCTATCATATGAAATTAAAGAGAAGAACATCGAATTTGATGAGAATCGTAATGTCCTACGTGCTGAATTTATAGTTCGGGCGCACATGCA AGGTTCAAGGTTCTCAGATGGATGGGGTTCTTGTGAGCGGCGGGAGAAGAAATTTCAAAAACCAAATCATGACATTCCCAGCACGGCAGAAACCAGAGCCAAAAATAAAGCATGCCAG GACCTGCTTGGAATTGGAGAATATCGACCTGGTGTGAGCCAGAGTACTCACCGGTAG
- the LOC107793625 gene encoding uncharacterized protein LOC107793625 isoform X2, translating to MFAGNYIEALLGCSFPNCFSLQAVSKCRYGRLNNQLNISQILEKSDYTMISGSPFIKKAGWRKISFYFNLSYEIKEKNIEFDENRNVLRAEFIVRAHMQGSRFSDGWGSCERREKKFQKPNHDIPSTAETRAKNKACQDLLGIGEYRPGVSQSTHR from the exons ATGTTCGCCGGAAACTACATTGAGGCATTGCTTGGCTGCTCCTTTCCCAACTGTTTCTCTCTTCAAGCAGTATCAAAATGCCGCTATGGCC GGCTTAATAATCAATTAAACATTTCACAGATTCTGGAGAAAAGTGACTACACTATGATTTCTGGAAGTCCCTTCATCAAAAAAGCTG GTTGGAGGAAGATATCCTTTTACTTCAATCTATCATATGAAATTAAAGAGAAGAACATCGAATTTGATGAGAATCGTAATGTCCTACGTGCTGAATTTATAGTTCGGGCGCACATGCA AGGTTCAAGGTTCTCAGATGGATGGGGTTCTTGTGAGCGGCGGGAGAAGAAATTTCAAAAACCAAATCATGACATTCCCAGCACGGCAGAAACCAGAGCCAAAAATAAAGCATGCCAG GACCTGCTTGGAATTGGAGAATATCGACCTGGTGTGAGCCAGAGTACTCACCGGTAG